The Ignavibacteriales bacterium sequence GACAGACAATATCAGATTTGTCGCCTTTCGATATGAGAATGTTTTAACCACTTCTAAAAATTCATTTGAGTTAACTATTTATTTTATACCTCGGTTTAGTTCTTATTAATAAAAATGAAAATTCATTTCTTGTAGATTACCATCCCTTTTACTTTTTCAATCTGATATTAGCAATTCTTTTAAACCCGATATCCTCTTATAAGTGTCTATAAAGTAGGAACAAAAAAACTTACGGAGGATCTATGAAAAAAGTAAAGATGTTTCTTCTACTAACAGCAATGGTTGCATTGGTCGTTCAAGCACAAACAGCAACACCTAAAATAAATCAAAAACAAAAAGAGCAGCAGGTAAGAATCAAACAAGGAGTAAAAACGGGAGAGCTGACGACCAAAGAAACCCGGAAGCTGGAAAAGCAACAATTGAAGATTCGGCACGATAAGAAAATTGCAAAATCGGACGGAGTTGTAACCAAACAGGAGCGCCGCCAATTATTAAATGAACAACAGCGCGCAGGTAAAAATATTTTGAGAAAAAAACATAACAGCAGAGTTAATAACTCTCGGTAAAAAGTCCCCATACAAACCCCTCGAATCCATCCTTTCGTAGCCGGGGGATGGATTCTTTTTATCCCAGTATAAGATTCAATAATTTGCAACGCATCTCAATTAAAATTACTTTTGAATTAGTTTTTGTCGGGAATAATAGGAACAAAACCGACCGAATAATTTTAAGAAATAAATTATTATCAAAACTTTTCAATAATTAGGTAAATGTTATGAAATTAAGCAACAAGGCTTTTCTTTTATTTGTTGGTATGTTAATCGCTAACAATTTTGTTCCGGCACAGTCCAATGAAGTACTTGCAATAAAGAATGAAATTAATAAATGGATGAAATCTTACAATCAGAAAGATTTAAATAACTCCGTTGCAATCTTTGCTGAAGATTATATCGGTTTGTACTATGGACATCCCGATCAAACTTCAAAAACAATTAGAGATGAGAACGAAGTAGTTTTTAAAAATAAATATCTGAAAGCGACTTTAAGTATGGAGGCGGATGAAATAGTGACAAGCGGTGATCTTGCATATGTAAACATTAAACAAAAATGGGCATTCAAACCGTCGGTCTCAAAAACACCGCAAATTGCTTTTGAAAAAGGGATATTAATTTTCAAAAAACAAAACGACGGCAAGTGGAAGATTACCCGTTCATCAACATTTCCGGTAAACGCCGCGAAATAAAATTAATTGAGACATCTAAAAATTTTTGTGATACAGAGAAAAAAGTAAATTGACTCGAGCAAAGAAGCTATCAGATGAATTGTACAATTCGATTTTTGGAGACCCTTGGTACGGCTCTTCTGCAACTGATATTTTGAGAGAGATTTCCATCGAGCAAGCATTTAGAAAACCAATTCCATCTGCACATAGTATAATCGAATTAACACTTCACATAACCGCGTGGACTGAAGAGATTCTCAGCCGTTTCAATGGAAACAAGCCTTCAGAGCCTCAAATTGGCGATTGGCCAACTCCAGAAAATTACACTGAAAAATATTGGGTCACGGTAAAACAAAACTTATTTGATGCAACAAATAAATTGATTTCCGTTCTCAAAAAATTTCCCGAAGAACAACTGGACACCATTATAGGTGGTGAAAGAAACGTTTCATTGGGCACCGGCTTTTCCCTTGAAGGATTAATCTTGGGGCTTGTTGAGCATAATTCATATCACTTGGGGCAAATTTCTTTACTAAAAAAATTCTTTTGATAAAGTAACAAAAGGGAAGTTCAAACGTCTACTTGTTGCACGATACAATAAATGTTTCCGACTATCGTTTATTGTATTGAATAAACTGAAGGATTTGTCATTATTTCATTCATTAATCTAAATACAAGGGGTAGTATGCGGCATAGAATCATCCAATCAATTTTCTTTTTCCTTTTTATCTCAACGTCATTCTCATTTGCACAAAATGACCAATCGA is a genomic window containing:
- a CDS encoding DinB family protein, with amino-acid sequence MTRAKKLSDELYNSIFGDPWYGSSATDILREISIEQAFRKPIPSAHSIIELTLHITAWTEEILSRFNGNKPSEPQIGDWPTPENYTEKYWVTVKQNLFDATNKLISVLKKFPEEQLDTIIGGERNVSLGTGFSLEGLILGLVEHNSYHLGQISLLKKFF